In Astatotilapia calliptera chromosome 23, fAstCal1.2, whole genome shotgun sequence, a genomic segment contains:
- the marchf2 gene encoding E3 ubiquitin-protein ligase MARCHF2 isoform X1: protein MDPVTMTTGGCCHLPGSLCDCASNTGLWKSVEEAGGDGCQALYVTQVTAIDGRLLSSVLKPMSAQSDGPICRICHEGGSSEGLLSPCDCTGTLGTVHKSCLEKWLSSSNTSYCELCHTEFSIERRPRPLTEVTKWLRDPGPRNEKRTLFCDMVCFLFITPLAAISGWLCLRGAQDHLQLRSWLQAVGLIALTIALFTIYVLWTLVSFRYHCQLYSEWRRTNQKVRLLIPEAKESNSSQHSLLSNKLMKKSASESIV, encoded by the exons ATGGACCCTGTAACAATGACGACCGGCGGGTGCTGCCACCTCCCTGGCTCTCTGTGTGACTgtgccagcaacacaggcctgTGGAAGAGCGTGGAGGAAGCGGGCGGTGACGGGTGCCAGGCGCTCTACGTCACCCAGGTCACAGCCATAGATGGACGGTTGCTGTCCTCTGTGCTCAAACCAATGAGTGCACAAAG TGATGGTCCCATTTGCCGTATTTGCCATGAAGGAGGCAGCAGCGAGGGTCTCCTGTCTCCATGCGACTGCACAGGCACTTTGGGTACAGTGCACAAGAGCTGCTTAGAGAAGTGGCTGTCGTCCTCCAACACCAGCTATTGTGAGCTTTGCCACACGGAGTTCAGCATCGAGCGCCGACCGAGGCCCCTCACAGAGGTAACAAAG TGGCTGCGAGATCCCGGCCCCCGTAATGAGAAGAGAACACTGTTCTGTGACATGGTGTGCTTCCTGTTTATCACTCCTCTAGCAGCTATTTCTGGCTGGCTTTGCCTGAGGGGCGCTCAGGATCATCTTCAGCTGAGGAGCTGGCTGCAGGCTGTGGGCCTCATTGCCCTCACCATTgccctcttcaccatctacgtCCTTTGgactttg GTATCATTCCGCTACCACTGTCAGCTGTACTCTGAGTGGAGGAGAACAAACCAGAAAGTACGTCTGCTCATTCCCGAAGCCAAGGAGTCGAACTCTTCCCAGCATTCCTTGCTCTCTAATAAACTGATGAAAAAATCGGCCAGTGAGAGCATCGTATGA
- the marchf2 gene encoding E3 ubiquitin-protein ligase MARCHF2 isoform X2, which produces MDPVTMTTGGCCHLPGSLCDCASNTGLWKSVEEAGGDGCQALYVTQVTAIDGRLLSSVLKPMSAQSDGPICRICHEGGSSEGLLSPCDCTGTLGTVHKSCLEKWLSSSNTSYCELCHTEFSIERRPRPLTEWLRDPGPRNEKRTLFCDMVCFLFITPLAAISGWLCLRGAQDHLQLRSWLQAVGLIALTIALFTIYVLWTLVSFRYHCQLYSEWRRTNQKVRLLIPEAKESNSSQHSLLSNKLMKKSASESIV; this is translated from the exons ATGGACCCTGTAACAATGACGACCGGCGGGTGCTGCCACCTCCCTGGCTCTCTGTGTGACTgtgccagcaacacaggcctgTGGAAGAGCGTGGAGGAAGCGGGCGGTGACGGGTGCCAGGCGCTCTACGTCACCCAGGTCACAGCCATAGATGGACGGTTGCTGTCCTCTGTGCTCAAACCAATGAGTGCACAAAG TGATGGTCCCATTTGCCGTATTTGCCATGAAGGAGGCAGCAGCGAGGGTCTCCTGTCTCCATGCGACTGCACAGGCACTTTGGGTACAGTGCACAAGAGCTGCTTAGAGAAGTGGCTGTCGTCCTCCAACACCAGCTATTGTGAGCTTTGCCACACGGAGTTCAGCATCGAGCGCCGACCGAGGCCCCTCACAGAG TGGCTGCGAGATCCCGGCCCCCGTAATGAGAAGAGAACACTGTTCTGTGACATGGTGTGCTTCCTGTTTATCACTCCTCTAGCAGCTATTTCTGGCTGGCTTTGCCTGAGGGGCGCTCAGGATCATCTTCAGCTGAGGAGCTGGCTGCAGGCTGTGGGCCTCATTGCCCTCACCATTgccctcttcaccatctacgtCCTTTGgactttg GTATCATTCCGCTACCACTGTCAGCTGTACTCTGAGTGGAGGAGAACAAACCAGAAAGTACGTCTGCTCATTCCCGAAGCCAAGGAGTCGAACTCTTCCCAGCATTCCTTGCTCTCTAATAAACTGATGAAAAAATCGGCCAGTGAGAGCATCGTATGA
- the LOC113016583 gene encoding ras-related protein Rab-11B, producing MGNRDDEYDFLFKVVLIGDSGVGKSNLLSRFTRNEFNLESKSTIGVEFATRSIQVDGKTIKAQIWDTAGQERYRAITSAYYRGAVGALLVYDIAKHLTYENVERWLKELRDHADNNIVIMLVGNKSDLRHLRAVPTDEARAFAEKNTLSFIETSALDSTNVEEAFKNILTEIYRIVSQKQIADRSAHDESPGNNVVDISVPPTTDGQKGNKLQCCQSL from the exons ATGGGGAACAGGGACGATGAATACGACTTCTTGTTTAAAG TTGTACTAATCGGAGACTCTGGAGTAGGGAAAAGTAACCTGCTGTCCCGTTTCACAAGAAATGAGTTCAACCTGGAGAGCAAGAGCACCATCGGGGTGGAGTTCGCCACCCGAAGCATTCAGGTGGACGGCAAAACGATAAAGGCTcagatctgggacacagctggcCAGGAGCGCTACAGAGCCATCACCTCAGC GTATTATCGCGGTGCGGTCGGAGCTCTCCTAGTCTACGATATCGCAAAGCACCTGACATATGAGAACGTTGAACGTTGGTTGAAGGAGCTGAGGGACCACGCTGATAACAACATTGTCATAATGCTGGTTGGAAACAAGAGCGACCTCCGACACCTCAGGGCCGTGCCCACTGATGAGGCCCGAGCATTCGCAG AAAAGAACACACTCTCATTTATTGAGACGTCAGCATTGGACTCCACGAATGTAGAGGAGGCATTCAAGAACATTTTAACAG AAATCTATCGCATCGTGTCACAGAAGCAGATAGCAGACAGATCTGCACACGACGAGTCTCCAGGCAACAATGTCGTAGATATAAGTGTCCCGCCAACCACTGACGGGCAGAAGGGCAACAAACTCCAGTGCTGCCAGAGCCTGTGA